In the Candidatus Rhodoblastus alkanivorans genome, one interval contains:
- the draG gene encoding ADP-ribosyl-[dinitrogen reductase] hydrolase — MTKNVADRALATYLGLALGDALGATVEFMTRGEIAAAYGVHDKIIGGGWLRLKAGAVTDDTQMSLALGRSLIRSGGFDARDVCEEFAAWLRGNPPDVGNTCRRGIRRYMVHGATSGNFSEGDAGNGAAMRVLPAALATVNGPELTEKWVLGQSRITHHHPLSDAATLALARMVQALVMGGGKQSVRALADELIAAASAFQFAPYRGQASGYIVDTMQTVLHFYFAGGNFSDCVVATVNQGGDSDTTGAIAGMLAGATYGLADLPRNWLERLDRAVVAEIRAQVPALLALPARGVQA; from the coding sequence ATGACCAAGAATGTCGCCGACCGCGCCCTCGCCACTTATCTCGGACTCGCGCTCGGGGACGCCCTTGGCGCGACGGTCGAATTCATGACTCGCGGCGAGATCGCCGCCGCCTACGGGGTCCACGACAAAATCATCGGCGGCGGCTGGTTGAGGCTCAAAGCGGGAGCCGTGACCGACGACACCCAAATGTCGCTGGCGCTCGGTCGTTCGCTGATCCGTTCCGGCGGCTTTGACGCGCGCGACGTCTGCGAGGAGTTCGCCGCCTGGCTGCGCGGCAATCCGCCGGACGTCGGAAATACCTGCCGGCGCGGCATTCGCCGCTATATGGTCCATGGCGCAACCAGCGGAAATTTTTCGGAGGGCGACGCCGGCAATGGCGCCGCCATGCGGGTCCTGCCGGCCGCGCTGGCGACAGTCAATGGACCCGAATTGACCGAAAAATGGGTGCTTGGCCAAAGCCGCATCACCCACCATCACCCACTCTCCGACGCCGCAACCCTCGCTCTGGCGCGCATGGTTCAGGCCTTGGTCATGGGCGGCGGAAAACAGAGCGTCCGCGCATTGGCCGACGAACTGATCGCCGCCGCATCCGCCTTTCAATTCGCTCCCTATCGCGGCCAGGCCAGCGGCTATATCGTCGATACGATGCAGACCGTTCTGCATTTCTATTTCGCCGGCGGCAACTTTTCGGATTGCGTCGTCGCAACGGTGAATCAAGGCGGCGACTCCGACACCACCGGCGCGATCGCCGGGATGTTAGCGGGCGCGACTTATGGCCTCGCAGACCTGCCCCGCAACTGGCTGGAGCGGCTCGATCGCGCCGTCGTCGCGGAAATTCGCGCCCAGGTCCCGGCGTTGCTCGCCTTACCGGCCCGCGGCGTCCAGGCGTGA
- a CDS encoding MBL fold metallo-hydrolase encodes MNPDLEILPFFDTATNTASYLVIDRSTKKAAIIDPVLDYDQRSGKASVSSVNKMLTAAVEKGVTIDWVLETHIHADHLSAACYVKRKTGARVGIGEHVRDVQKIFRAVFNAQDVSLSGAEFDHLFKDGEKFKIGSLEVEVIHTPGHTPACIAYRIDDALFVGDTLFMPDYGTARADFPGGDARMLYRSIKRLLALPPETRIFVGHDYKAPGRDHFAWETTVAEERANNPHVRDGISEDEFVAKREARDATLAAPLLLLPSIQANMRAGGLPPAEENGVRYFRIPVTLEPQPLGNA; translated from the coding sequence ATGAATCCTGACCTGGAGATTTTGCCGTTTTTCGACACGGCGACGAATACGGCGAGCTATCTTGTGATCGACCGCAGCACAAAAAAGGCGGCGATCATCGATCCGGTCCTCGATTACGACCAACGCTCCGGCAAGGCCTCGGTCAGTTCCGTGAACAAGATGCTGACGGCGGCCGTCGAAAAGGGCGTCACGATTGATTGGGTCCTGGAGACTCACATCCATGCGGACCATCTTTCCGCCGCCTGCTATGTCAAGCGGAAGACCGGGGCGCGCGTCGGAATCGGCGAACATGTCCGGGACGTGCAAAAAATTTTCCGCGCGGTCTTCAACGCCCAGGATGTCTCGCTCTCGGGCGCAGAGTTCGACCATCTGTTCAAGGACGGCGAAAAGTTCAAGATCGGCTCGCTGGAGGTAGAGGTGATCCACACGCCGGGCCATACGCCGGCGTGCATCGCCTATCGGATCGACGACGCGCTTTTCGTGGGCGACACGCTTTTCATGCCCGACTATGGCACGGCGCGGGCGGATTTCCCCGGAGGCGACGCTCGCATGCTTTATCGTTCGATCAAGCGTCTGCTCGCTTTGCCGCCCGAAACCCGCATTTTCGTCGGACATGATTACAAGGCCCCGGGCCGGGATCATTTCGCGTGGGAAACGACTGTCGCCGAAGAGAGGGCCAACAATCCCCATGTCCGTGACGGAATTAGTGAGGACGAATTCGTCGCCAAGCGCGAGGCGCGCGACGCGACTTTGGCCGCGCCCCTCCTTCTGCTGCCCTCGATCCAAGCCAATATGAGGGCCGGCGGCTTGCCGCCGGCGGAGGAAAACGGCGTGCGGTATTTCCGCATTCCAGTCACGCTGGAGCCACAACCGCTCGGAAACGCCTGA
- a CDS encoding NAD(+)--dinitrogen-reductase ADP-D-ribosyltransferase — MALPARSLTKSTKPSATQQTDAPWIGHSSNLVGVPTLFLASCDFNETPLPLRISGVREFNPELFEMLAKAENPDEAAQAFLLYMNALFGLDPEQREAPPPGHPRRYRSSFLKLIRGWGFDSNGSEGAVLKGWVESRFGLFPTFHKEPIRRISSPVWTSYVEEKMSSRFHNNSIHAQLDLLYEFCQWALVKFFAPGAEHLTLYRGVNEIEEHYVYERCGDGLVRLRLNNLASFSSDRDVAGCFGDTILTVQAPIAKILFFNDLLPTHPLKGEGEVLVIGGDYRAEARRL, encoded by the coding sequence ATGGCTTTGCCCGCGCGTTCCTTGACGAAATCGACGAAACCTTCTGCGACGCAGCAAACCGATGCGCCATGGATCGGTCATTCGAGCAATTTGGTCGGGGTGCCGACGCTCTTTCTCGCGAGCTGCGATTTCAACGAAACGCCGCTGCCACTGAGAATTTCCGGCGTGCGGGAATTCAACCCCGAGCTGTTCGAAATGCTTGCCAAGGCCGAAAATCCCGACGAGGCGGCGCAGGCCTTTCTGCTCTATATGAACGCCTTATTCGGGCTCGACCCGGAACAGAGAGAGGCGCCTCCGCCTGGCCATCCGCGCCGCTACCGCTCATCCTTCCTCAAGCTCATCCGCGGTTGGGGCTTCGACAGCAATGGCTCGGAAGGCGCGGTGCTGAAGGGCTGGGTCGAGAGCCGTTTCGGCCTGTTTCCAACCTTTCATAAGGAGCCGATCCGGCGCATTTCGAGCCCGGTCTGGACGAGCTATGTTGAAGAGAAAATGTCGAGCCGGTTCCACAACAATTCCATCCACGCGCAGCTCGACCTGCTTTATGAGTTCTGTCAATGGGCGCTGGTAAAGTTCTTCGCGCCGGGAGCCGAACACCTGACCCTGTATCGCGGCGTGAACGAAATCGAAGAACATTACGTCTATGAGCGCTGCGGCGACGGCCTGGTCAGGTTGCGGCTCAATAATCTGGCGTCATTTTCGAGCGATCGCGACGTCGCCGGCTGTTTTGGCGACACCATCCTGACCGTTCAGGCTCCGATTGCGAAAATCCTGTTCTTCAACGACTTGCTGCCTACCCATCCGCTCAAGGGCGAAGGCGAAGTTCTGGTCATCGGCGGCGATTATCGCGCGGAGGCGCGCCGCCTATGA
- the dapB gene encoding 4-hydroxy-tetrahydrodipicolinate reductase, with amino-acid sequence MRLVVVGAAGRMGQMLTKTIAETENAILSGAVERPGSEALGRDAGELAGLGAIGVTITADPLAALLNADGVIDFTTPAATIEIAALAAQARIVHVVGTTGMTADDLAKLEAASRHAVIIRSGNMSLGVNLLAGLVEKVAQTLGIDWDVEILEMHHRMKVDAPSGTAILLGEAAAKGRDVALADRSVRVRDGHTGARKAGDIGFATLRGGTVVGDHQVIFAGAGERIELTHRAEDRAIFARGAVRAALWGQGRKPGLYSMFDVLGL; translated from the coding sequence ATGCGCCTCGTCGTGGTCGGCGCCGCCGGGCGAATGGGCCAGATGCTCACCAAGACGATCGCCGAGACAGAGAACGCGATCCTGTCTGGCGCGGTCGAACGGCCCGGCTCGGAAGCCCTCGGCCGAGACGCCGGCGAACTGGCGGGACTGGGCGCAATCGGCGTCACCATTACCGCCGATCCGCTTGCGGCGCTCCTGAACGCTGACGGCGTGATCGACTTCACCACCCCGGCCGCGACCATCGAAATCGCGGCGTTGGCCGCCCAGGCGCGCATCGTCCATGTCGTGGGCACGACCGGCATGACCGCGGACGACCTCGCCAAGCTCGAGGCCGCCTCGCGCCACGCCGTCATTATCCGTTCCGGCAACATGAGCCTCGGCGTCAATCTTTTGGCTGGCCTGGTCGAAAAAGTCGCCCAAACGCTCGGGATAGATTGGGACGTCGAAATTCTCGAAATGCACCACCGGATGAAAGTAGACGCGCCCTCCGGAACCGCCATCCTGCTCGGCGAAGCTGCGGCAAAAGGCCGCGACGTCGCGCTGGCCGATCGCAGCGTGCGCGTCCGCGACGGCCATACCGGAGCGCGCAAGGCGGGCGACATCGGCTTTGCGACTTTGCGCGGCGGCACGGTGGTCGGAGATCACCAAGTGATATTCGCGGGCGCCGGGGAACGGATAGAATTGACTCACCGCGCCGAGGACCGGGCTATTTTCGCACGCGGCGCGGTTCGCGCCGCTTTGTGGGGACAGGGACGCAAGCCCGGCCTTTACTCGATGTTCGACGTGCTCGGATTGTGA
- a CDS encoding ATP phosphoribosyltransferase regulatory subunit has protein sequence MSGGREQSGEAFLQKLEAAGYEACDPPVLQPASVFLALSGEDMRGRLLLTSDGGGGEYCLRPEFTIPLSLAYLASSRVGDAAAFCCHGPVFRQRSVGSPEFPQAGLENFGRADREAADAEVLALALETAGASGGWRTRIGDAGLLAALLEKLSLPPVWMRRIRGGLGKGRTISDVLSPAHERGDHTGVLAALDGADKAGARALVEDLLKIAEISALGGRTPAEIAERFLEQASLRSSAALDDDRRALLQKFFAIENQPDQASAQLRALFAESRIDLDAEMESFDQRLNFMAARGVDLDAMVYSSSFARNLDYYTGFVFEASPEGAAQGGSWIGDPAIGGGRYDRLLSTLGAKADIPAVGAAIFLQRLNGAQ, from the coding sequence ATGAGCGGCGGTCGAGAGCAATCAGGCGAAGCTTTCCTGCAAAAGCTCGAAGCCGCCGGCTATGAAGCGTGCGACCCGCCGGTCCTGCAGCCGGCTTCGGTTTTTCTCGCCCTGTCCGGCGAAGACATGCGCGGCCGCCTTCTACTGACCTCCGACGGCGGGGGCGGCGAATATTGCCTGCGGCCCGAATTTACCATCCCTCTCTCGCTTGCTTATCTCGCGTCGTCGCGGGTCGGCGATGCGGCCGCCTTCTGCTGCCATGGTCCCGTCTTTCGCCAGCGTTCCGTCGGTTCGCCCGAATTTCCGCAGGCCGGTCTGGAGAATTTTGGCCGCGCCGACCGCGAGGCGGCCGACGCCGAAGTTCTTGCATTGGCGCTCGAGACAGCCGGCGCCTCTGGAGGCTGGCGTACGCGCATCGGCGATGCCGGTCTGCTTGCCGCCCTGCTGGAGAAGTTGAGCCTGCCCCCGGTTTGGATGCGCCGTATCCGCGGTGGCCTCGGCAAAGGCCGGACCATTTCCGACGTACTCTCGCCGGCGCATGAGCGCGGCGATCATACCGGCGTTCTTGCCGCTCTCGATGGCGCCGATAAGGCGGGCGCACGCGCCCTGGTCGAGGACCTGCTCAAGATCGCGGAAATCTCCGCCTTGGGCGGGCGCACGCCTGCGGAAATTGCGGAGCGTTTCCTCGAACAGGCGTCGCTGCGCTCGAGCGCAGCGCTCGATGACGACAGGCGGGCTCTGCTCCAAAAATTCTTCGCCATCGAGAACCAGCCTGATCAAGCCTCGGCGCAGCTGCGCGCGCTTTTCGCCGAATCCCGCATCGATCTCGATGCGGAAATGGAGAGCTTCGATCAACGCCTCAATTTCATGGCGGCGCGCGGCGTCGATTTGGACGCGATGGTCTATTCCTCCTCGTTCGCGCGTAATCTCGATTATTACACCGGCTTCGTCTTCGAGGCGTCGCCGGAGGGCGCGGCGCAGGGCGGCTCATGGATCGGCGATCCGGCCATTGGCGGCGGTCGTTACGACCGCCTGCTCTCCACCCTCGGCGCGAAAGCCGACATTCCCGCCGTTGGCGCGGCGATCTTCCTCCAGCGCCTGAACGGAGCGCAATAG
- a CDS encoding 2,3-bisphosphoglycerate-dependent phosphoglycerate mutase, which yields MSDRLLVLVRHGQSEWNLKNLFTGWKDPDLTEQGVAEAKAAGARLKALGLTFDRGFTSALTRAQNTMKLMLDELGQIDLPVSRDQALNERDYGDLCGLNKDDARKKWGEEQVHLWRRSYDVQPPGGESLKDTVARVLPYYNQEILPAVLRGERTLVAAHGNSLRALVMVLDRLTPKTIPAMELATGVPLVYRLKADSTVETKQVLAG from the coding sequence GTGTCAGATCGTCTTCTTGTGCTCGTCCGTCACGGGCAGAGCGAATGGAATTTGAAAAACCTGTTCACCGGCTGGAAGGATCCCGACCTGACCGAGCAGGGCGTCGCCGAAGCCAAAGCCGCTGGCGCCCGCCTCAAAGCCCTGGGTCTGACCTTTGATAGGGGTTTCACCTCCGCCCTCACCCGCGCCCAGAACACGATGAAGCTGATGCTCGACGAACTGGGCCAGATCGACCTGCCCGTCAGCCGCGACCAGGCGCTCAACGAGCGCGACTATGGCGACCTGTGTGGCCTCAACAAAGACGACGCCCGCAAAAAATGGGGCGAGGAACAGGTCCACCTTTGGCGCCGGTCCTACGACGTGCAGCCGCCCGGCGGGGAGAGCCTCAAGGACACGGTCGCCCGAGTGCTGCCGTACTACAATCAGGAAATCCTTCCGGCTGTGCTCCGCGGCGAGCGCACCCTCGTCGCCGCCCACGGCAATTCCCTGCGCGCTTTGGTCATGGTGCTGGATCGCCTGACGCCGAAAACGATCCCGGCGATGGAACTGGCCACCGGCGTGCCCCTGGTCTATCGCCTGAAGGCCGATTCGACTGTCGAAACCAAACAGGTGCTCGCCGGATAG
- the hisS gene encoding histidine--tRNA ligase, whose amino-acid sequence MNQSKAASTLVKARLPRGLADRGADEIAAVDTMLTAIRRIYELYGFDAVETPALEYTEALGKFLPDQDRPNEGVFSFQDDDEQWLSLRYDLTAPLARHFAENYENLPKPYRSFRGGYVFRNEKPGPGRFRQFLQFDADTIGSASPAADAELCMMAADTLENLGIARGDYCIKVNNRKILDGVMEAIGLGGPQDAGRRLVVLRAIDKLDRLGPDGVRALLGAGRKDESGDFTKGAGLSAEAIERVIAFTVARRSTNAQTIEALEEIVASSARGMEGVAELRAIEDMARSAGYNESRISLDPSVVRGLEYYTGPVFEADLSIAASDEKGQPIRFGSVGGGGRYDGLIARFRGEDAPATGFSIGVSRLYAALKAIRSPLVARPPHNGPVVVLVMDRDRIANYQSLVGRLRDAGVRAELYLGSAGMKAQMKYADRRKSPCVIIQGSNERERGEVQVKDLIEGARAAEAIASNEEWKAARPAQISVSEDNMVAAVREILERHGL is encoded by the coding sequence GCGCGGTCTCGCCGATCGCGGCGCCGACGAAATCGCCGCGGTGGACACCATGCTCACGGCGATCAGGCGAATTTACGAGCTTTACGGATTCGACGCCGTCGAGACCCCGGCGCTGGAATATACCGAAGCGCTGGGCAAGTTCCTGCCCGACCAGGACCGTCCCAATGAGGGCGTATTTTCGTTTCAGGACGACGATGAGCAATGGCTCTCGCTGCGTTACGACCTGACCGCGCCGCTGGCCCGCCATTTCGCGGAAAATTACGAGAATTTGCCCAAGCCTTATCGCTCTTTTCGCGGCGGCTATGTTTTCCGCAACGAGAAGCCGGGGCCCGGCCGCTTCCGACAGTTCCTGCAATTCGACGCCGACACGATCGGCTCGGCAAGTCCCGCCGCTGACGCCGAGCTTTGCATGATGGCCGCCGACACTTTGGAAAATCTCGGAATCGCGCGTGGCGATTATTGCATCAAGGTCAACAATCGAAAAATTCTCGACGGGGTCATGGAGGCGATCGGTCTTGGCGGACCGCAGGACGCTGGCCGCCGCCTGGTGGTGCTGCGCGCGATTGACAAACTCGATCGGCTCGGCCCGGATGGCGTGCGCGCTTTGCTCGGCGCCGGCCGCAAGGATGAGTCGGGGGATTTCACCAAGGGCGCGGGTCTTTCCGCCGAAGCGATCGAAAGGGTCATCGCCTTTACCGTGGCGCGCCGCTCCACCAACGCCCAAACAATTGAGGCGCTGGAAGAAATCGTCGCATCCTCGGCGCGCGGCATGGAAGGCGTCGCGGAGTTGCGCGCCATCGAAGATATGGCCCGGTCCGCCGGCTATAACGAAAGCCGCATCAGCCTTGACCCTTCCGTGGTTCGAGGTCTCGAATATTATACAGGCCCGGTGTTCGAGGCGGATCTCTCGATCGCAGCAAGCGACGAAAAGGGTCAGCCGATCCGTTTCGGTTCGGTTGGAGGCGGCGGCCGTTATGACGGGCTTATCGCGCGCTTCCGTGGCGAAGACGCCCCGGCGACCGGCTTTTCCATTGGCGTTTCCCGCCTTTACGCCGCGCTCAAAGCGATCCGCTCGCCGCTCGTCGCCCGGCCGCCGCACAACGGTCCGGTCGTCGTTCTGGTCATGGATCGTGACCGCATCGCCAATTACCAATCTCTCGTTGGCCGTTTGCGCGACGCCGGCGTGCGAGCCGAACTCTACCTCGGTTCGGCCGGAATGAAGGCGCAGATGAAATATGCCGACCGTCGCAAGAGCCCCTGCGTGATCATTCAGGGTTCGAACGAGCGGGAGCGAGGGGAGGTACAGGTCAAGGACCTGATCGAAGGCGCGCGCGCCGCGGAAGCCATCGCCTCGAACGAGGAATGGAAAGCGGCGCGGCCGGCGCAAATTTCAGTTTCCGAGGACAATATGGTCGCGGCAGTGCGGGAAATTCTCGAACGCCACGGGCTGTAA
- the hisG gene encoding ATP phosphoribosyltransferase, whose amino-acid sequence MSDKLVLAVPSKGRLQENANAFFARAGLTVTTGRGARDYRGVLTGVENVEVAFLSASEIVKNLASGAAHLGVTGEDLVREAEAQSKVALLTPLGFGHANVVVAVPQAWIDVRNMFDLEDVALSFRARRGERMRVATKYVNTTRAFFREMGVTDYHIVESLGATEGAPAAGQAELIVDITSTGATLAANGLKVLDDGVILRSEANLVASLGAPWTPELREIARKILSRIAAEEEARMTREIVAVLDDEPPGLADGMAAFGAKLRRRGGHGRAIFSAAKAQAPALADWLIGQGAEEVVVRPVDYVFTKVNPLYDRLVSRLDAAGR is encoded by the coding sequence ATGAGCGACAAACTCGTTCTGGCTGTTCCGTCCAAGGGCCGGCTTCAGGAAAACGCCAACGCCTTTTTCGCCCGCGCCGGCTTGACTGTGACCACGGGACGGGGAGCCCGGGATTATCGCGGCGTTCTGACAGGGGTCGAGAATGTCGAGGTTGCTTTCCTCTCGGCCTCGGAAATCGTGAAGAATCTCGCTTCCGGCGCCGCTCATCTCGGCGTCACCGGCGAAGATTTGGTGCGCGAGGCTGAAGCCCAGAGCAAGGTGGCGCTGCTGACGCCGCTTGGCTTCGGTCACGCCAATGTCGTGGTCGCCGTCCCGCAAGCCTGGATCGACGTGCGCAACATGTTCGATCTCGAGGATGTTGCGCTATCGTTTCGCGCTCGTCGCGGCGAGCGCATGCGGGTTGCGACCAAATATGTGAATACGACGCGCGCCTTTTTCCGGGAAATGGGCGTGACCGACTACCACATCGTCGAAAGCCTTGGCGCCACCGAAGGCGCGCCTGCGGCGGGCCAGGCCGAACTGATCGTGGACATTACCTCGACGGGCGCGACGCTCGCGGCCAATGGATTGAAAGTGCTCGACGACGGCGTGATTCTGCGTTCCGAGGCGAATCTGGTCGCCTCCCTCGGCGCGCCCTGGACGCCGGAGCTGCGCGAGATCGCGCGCAAGATTCTGTCGCGAATCGCCGCCGAAGAAGAAGCGCGCATGACCCGCGAAATCGTGGCGGTTCTCGACGATGAGCCGCCGGGTCTGGCCGACGGCATGGCTGCGTTCGGGGCAAAACTCCGCCGTCGCGGCGGCCATGGCCGCGCCATTTTTTCGGCGGCCAAGGCCCAGGCTCCGGCGCTTGCAGATTGGCTGATCGGCCAGGGCGCCGAGGAGGTGGTGGTGCGCCCGGTCGATTACGTCTTTACCAAGGTCAATCCGCTCTATGACCGGCTGGTCTCACGCCTGGACGCCGCGGGCCGGTAA